A region from the Lysobacter sp. BMK333-48F3 genome encodes:
- a CDS encoding Slam-dependent surface lipoprotein yields MKRMSLALSALALATLAGTAQAAVVGDQSDNTYVEAGVSTVNAGPHIAGRPGIGVYTMGTDRKVDFQALQSFAPADGNGVSSLVSPITPPSHSGMGVFHFAKVAGHNVYFGEWSQSAPTDGTHTVYYAGDNAGTSVPASGSATYTVAGLNQYNGGNKLNGSFTANFGAGQLSGSLSNGTVTVNIGTAAISGTGFSGSGASASVGGATVASGGVSGQFFGANAAALAGVTRFDDRLYDTAFGGTKNP; encoded by the coding sequence ATGAAGCGCATGAGCCTCGCCCTGTCCGCCCTGGCCCTGGCGACCCTCGCCGGCACCGCCCAGGCCGCCGTGGTCGGCGACCAGAGCGACAACACCTACGTCGAAGCCGGCGTGTCGACCGTCAACGCCGGCCCGCACATCGCCGGCCGCCCGGGCATCGGCGTATACACCATGGGCACCGACCGCAAGGTCGACTTCCAGGCCCTGCAGAGCTTCGCCCCGGCCGACGGCAACGGCGTCTCCAGCCTGGTCTCGCCGATCACCCCGCCGAGCCATAGCGGCATGGGCGTATTCCACTTCGCCAAGGTCGCCGGCCACAACGTCTACTTCGGCGAGTGGTCGCAGAGCGCGCCCACCGACGGCACCCACACCGTCTATTACGCCGGCGACAACGCCGGCACCAGCGTGCCGGCCTCGGGCAGCGCGACCTACACCGTCGCCGGCCTGAATCAGTACAACGGCGGCAACAAGCTCAACGGCAGCTTCACCGCCAACTTCGGCGCCGGCCAGCTGAGCGGCAGCCTCAGCAACGGCACGGTGACGGTGAACATCGGCACCGCGGCGATCAGCGGCACCGGCTTCTCCGGCAGCGGCGCCAGCGCCTCGGTCGGCGGCGCCACGGTCGCCAGCGGCGGCGTCAGCGGCCAGTTCTTCGGCGCCAACGCCGCGGCGCTGGCCGGCGTGACCCGCTTCGACGACCGCCTGTACGACACCGCCTTCGGCGGCACCAAGAATCCCTGA
- a CDS encoding surface lipoprotein assembly modifier, producing the protein MNRHRNPPRALMRAVLALGLFAAGAAAPAQDRDDTRLRLDHGLELRQAERERALLEAENAARDSAAAPAAAEPGDPDALAAALYHALGARRWAQAREWLRRYRALPQPDPMLVLYAQGALARADGDLSGAERDYRALLALQPDFLPAQLELARVLFENQLDREAERRFQAIAATLDAGDPKTAGVRRTVESFLDALRNRRAWHGSFAAGPTWNDNINQSSASRTCLLAAPDGQCAIERSLPAAIRGGGLDYDASLSRRQPLQGHHGLYLRSLLYGYAYRDQSRHDETTWTGSAGYAYASARHAFSAAPQFEYAAYGRRSLHGAWGARADWTWTISPRWLFKLEGEHKRLQYRRAELAGYDGGSSAVYATVWRALPRRWLLFGGLDLVRRQTRRDTEAYRQHGLRLGLSKPFDAGVSLLLFASLRQREHERWNPTFQARRRDDEFNATAILRLPRLAFAGLVPSLTLKHQRTASSIDWLYGYDRDILSLKLERAF; encoded by the coding sequence ATGAATCGCCACCGCAACCCACCCCGCGCGCTGATGCGCGCCGTCCTGGCGTTGGGCCTGTTCGCCGCCGGCGCCGCCGCGCCGGCGCAGGACCGCGACGACACCCGCCTGCGCCTGGACCACGGTCTGGAACTGCGCCAGGCCGAACGCGAGCGCGCCTTGCTCGAGGCGGAGAACGCCGCGCGCGATAGCGCCGCGGCGCCCGCCGCAGCCGAGCCTGGCGACCCCGACGCGCTCGCCGCCGCGCTCTACCACGCGCTCGGCGCGCGCCGCTGGGCGCAGGCGCGGGAATGGCTGCGCCGCTATCGCGCCCTGCCGCAACCCGACCCGATGCTGGTGCTGTACGCGCAAGGCGCGCTGGCCCGCGCCGACGGCGACCTGAGCGGCGCCGAACGCGACTACCGCGCCCTGTTGGCGCTGCAACCGGACTTCCTGCCGGCGCAATTGGAGCTGGCGCGGGTGCTGTTCGAGAACCAGCTCGACCGCGAAGCCGAGCGACGCTTCCAGGCCATCGCCGCGACGCTCGATGCCGGCGACCCCAAGACCGCCGGCGTGCGCCGTACCGTCGAGTCCTTCCTCGATGCGCTGCGCAACCGTCGCGCCTGGCACGGCAGCTTCGCCGCGGGCCCGACCTGGAACGACAACATCAACCAGAGTTCGGCCAGCCGCACCTGCCTGCTGGCCGCGCCCGACGGCCAGTGCGCAATCGAGCGCAGCCTGCCCGCGGCGATCCGGGGCGGCGGACTGGACTACGACGCCAGCCTGAGCCGGCGCCAGCCGCTGCAAGGCCACCACGGCCTGTACCTGCGCTCGCTGCTGTATGGCTATGCCTACCGCGACCAATCCCGGCACGACGAAACCACCTGGACCGGCAGCGCCGGCTACGCCTACGCCAGCGCCCGCCACGCCTTCAGCGCGGCGCCGCAGTTCGAGTACGCCGCGTACGGCCGCCGCAGCCTGCACGGCGCCTGGGGCGCGCGCGCGGACTGGACCTGGACGATCTCGCCGCGCTGGCTGTTCAAGCTCGAAGGCGAGCACAAGCGGCTGCAGTATCGCCGCGCCGAACTGGCCGGCTACGACGGCGGCAGCAGCGCCGTCTACGCCACGGTATGGCGCGCGCTGCCGCGTCGCTGGCTGCTGTTCGGCGGCCTCGACCTGGTCCGCCGCCAGACGCGTCGCGACACCGAGGCCTACCGCCAACACGGCCTGCGCCTGGGCCTGTCCAAGCCGTTCGACGCCGGCGTGTCGCTGCTGCTGTTCGCTTCGCTGCGCCAACGCGAGCACGAACGCTGGAATCCGACCTTCCAGGCCCGCCGCCGCGACGACGAGTTCAACGCCACCGCGATCCTGCGCCTGCCGCGCCTGGCCTTCGCCGGACTGGTGCCCAGCCTGACCCTGAAACACCAACGCACCGCCAGTTCGATCGACTGGCTGTACGGCTACGACCGCGACATCCTCAGCCTCAAGCTGGAGCGCGCGTTTTGA
- a CDS encoding energy transducer TonB — protein sequence MLADLAGTPNATPAPRRRAPTQARAAPTVSRPRSDPRPRGERAWPAGLALSLILHAAIGALLWQWRPAPLPTPPPASAAVLLELSLLPRAPAASRHDLVPGPARPERSAAATRTPPHAVAPPRRVSAEPDTLAVAARPSTQQPAENAQATAPSEPSAASAPPAVAATPAARPAATEDASGVGAEPSRQWQQLLLGHLQRYKRYPRQARRLRQEGVSQVRISVAADGRVLAVRLERSSGHAWLDAEALAVAQRASPVPAPPPDGDRAQVQVVVPIEFYIAS from the coding sequence ATGCTCGCTGATCTGGCCGGCACGCCGAATGCCACGCCTGCGCCGCGGCGGCGCGCGCCCACCCAAGCCCGCGCCGCGCCGACCGTGTCGCGGCCGCGGTCGGATCCGCGGCCGCGCGGCGAACGGGCCTGGCCTGCTGGCCTGGCGTTGTCGCTGATCTTGCACGCCGCGATCGGGGCGCTGCTGTGGCAGTGGCGTCCGGCGCCCTTGCCCACGCCGCCGCCAGCGAGCGCAGCGGTGCTGCTGGAGCTGTCGCTGCTGCCGCGTGCGCCGGCGGCATCGCGGCACGATCTCGTACCCGGGCCAGCGCGCCCCGAACGCAGTGCGGCGGCAACGCGAACGCCGCCGCACGCGGTCGCGCCGCCGCGCCGCGTCAGCGCCGAACCCGACACGCTCGCCGTCGCCGCGCGACCGTCGACGCAGCAGCCGGCCGAGAACGCCCAAGCCACGGCGCCGTCCGAGCCGTCGGCGGCCTCCGCGCCGCCGGCCGTGGCGGCGACGCCGGCCGCGCGCCCGGCCGCGACCGAGGACGCCAGCGGCGTCGGCGCCGAGCCGTCGCGGCAATGGCAGCAGCTCCTGCTCGGTCATCTGCAGCGCTACAAGCGCTACCCGCGCCAGGCGCGACGGCTGCGCCAGGAAGGCGTGAGCCAAGTGCGCATCAGCGTCGCCGCCGACGGTCGCGTGCTGGCGGTGCGCCTGGAACGCTCCAGCGGCCACGCATGGCTCGACGCCGAAGCGCTGGCGGTGGCGCAACGCGCCAGTCCGGTGCCGGCGCCGCCACCGGACGGGGACCGCGCGCAGGTGCAGGTAGTGGTGCCGATCGAGTTCTACATCGCCTCCTGA
- a CDS encoding thioredoxin family protein, with protein sequence MNAVTADAGLAGHAVVPAERWLAERRRLLMREKELTRLQDQVARERRALPWLRVEKDYLFDTPQGPRRLGELFGRRSQLLVQHFMFAPGWEQGCKSCSFMADHNDGAIAHLAQRDVAFVAISRAPLAQIEAFRRRMGWGFAWASSYGSDFNRDFGVNFDQDEMSSGQVNYNYVRQAFPHEEAPGVSVFYRDPTGAVFHTYSCYGRGVEVMMHTYPLLDLTPKGRDEDGLEYSMAWVRHHDRYETDAAGACCGSQG encoded by the coding sequence ATGAACGCTGTCACCGCCGACGCCGGCCTCGCCGGCCATGCCGTGGTTCCCGCCGAGCGCTGGCTGGCCGAACGCCGCCGGCTGCTGATGCGCGAGAAGGAACTGACCCGCCTGCAGGACCAGGTCGCGCGCGAACGCCGCGCGCTGCCGTGGCTGCGGGTCGAGAAGGATTATCTGTTCGATACGCCGCAGGGACCGCGCCGGCTGGGCGAGCTGTTCGGCCGCCGCAGCCAGCTGCTGGTCCAGCACTTCATGTTCGCGCCCGGCTGGGAGCAGGGCTGCAAGAGCTGTTCCTTCATGGCCGATCACAACGACGGCGCGATCGCCCACCTGGCCCAGCGCGACGTCGCCTTCGTCGCGATCTCGCGCGCGCCGCTGGCGCAGATCGAAGCCTTCCGCCGGCGCATGGGCTGGGGTTTCGCCTGGGCGTCGTCCTACGGCAGCGATTTCAATCGCGACTTCGGGGTCAATTTCGATCAGGACGAGATGTCGTCCGGACAGGTGAACTACAACTACGTGCGCCAGGCCTTCCCGCACGAGGAAGCGCCGGGCGTCAGCGTGTTCTACCGCGACCCGACCGGCGCGGTGTTCCACACCTATTCCTGCTACGGCCGCGGCGTCGAAGTGATGATGCATACCTATCCGTTGCTCGATCTGACGCCCAAGGGGCGCGACGAGGACGGCCTGGAGTATTCGATGGCCTGGGTGCGCCACCACGACCGCTATGAGACGGACGCGGCGGGCGCGTGTTGCGGTTCGCAAGGCTGA
- a CDS encoding glutaminyl-peptide cyclotransferase, which produces MARNAHQPDPLPAQIVREYGPFDGVDKIAGVTYDGRHVWAATGAQVLAFDPASGRVERSIERAADAGTAFDGTYLYQIAEARIDKIDPATGEVLATIPAPGAGGDSGLAWAEGSLWVGQYRERKIHQIDPASGAVLRTIESNRFVTGVTWVDGELWHATWEGDESELRRIEPQSGAVLQRLAMPADTFVSGLESDGAELFYCGGGSSGRVRAVRRPKAKTG; this is translated from the coding sequence ATGGCCCGCAACGCCCACCAGCCCGACCCGTTGCCGGCGCAGATCGTGCGCGAATACGGCCCGTTCGACGGCGTCGACAAGATCGCCGGAGTGACCTACGACGGCCGCCATGTCTGGGCCGCCACCGGCGCCCAGGTGCTGGCCTTCGACCCCGCCAGCGGCCGGGTCGAACGCAGCATCGAGCGCGCGGCCGATGCCGGCACCGCATTCGACGGCACCTACCTCTATCAGATCGCCGAAGCGCGCATCGACAAGATCGACCCGGCCACCGGCGAGGTGTTGGCGACGATCCCGGCGCCCGGCGCCGGCGGCGATTCGGGCCTGGCCTGGGCCGAAGGCAGCCTGTGGGTCGGCCAGTACCGCGAACGCAAGATCCACCAGATCGACCCCGCCAGCGGCGCGGTGTTGCGCACGATCGAATCCAATCGTTTCGTCACCGGCGTGACATGGGTCGACGGCGAGCTCTGGCACGCCACCTGGGAAGGCGACGAAAGCGAACTGCGCCGGATCGAACCGCAAAGCGGCGCGGTGCTGCAACGGCTGGCGATGCCGGCCGACACCTTCGTCAGCGGGCTCGAGTCCGACGGCGCGGAGCTGTTCTATTGCGGCGGCGGTTCCAGCGGCCGGGTGCGCGCGGTGCGCCGGCCGAAAGCCAAGACCGGCTAG
- a CDS encoding helix-turn-helix domain-containing protein: MDSLIAAAGRALAVGDALAALKRVALREDPPALALRGIAMAQLGDYPRARELLRRAARGFGAREAGARARCVVAEAETALAMRELGGSPRALAQAEAALAQRGDRANAGQARLIAARRALLLGRLDEAVSALASLDPTGLPPALSAVAALVEAELALRSLRTRAAHAALDRAEAAARHAGVASLVAETAEARGALESVAARLIRAGHEQPLRLEQVEALFASDALVVDACRRGWQAGEAWRPLARRPVLFALLRALAEAWPGEAERGELIARVFRTRAADDSHRARLRVEIGRLRALLAPAAAIEATAQGFALRPRQGRRVEVLAPPIDGGQASLLALLADGAAWSTSGLAQALGASQRSVQRALAELQDQGRVRSVGRARAQRWLAPPLLGFTTILLLPASLPSE, encoded by the coding sequence ATGGACTCGCTGATCGCCGCCGCCGGACGCGCATTGGCCGTCGGCGATGCGCTCGCCGCGCTCAAGCGGGTGGCCCTGCGCGAGGACCCGCCGGCGCTGGCCCTGCGCGGCATCGCCATGGCCCAACTGGGCGATTACCCGCGTGCGCGCGAGCTGCTGCGCCGCGCCGCGCGCGGGTTCGGCGCGCGCGAGGCCGGGGCGCGGGCGCGCTGCGTGGTGGCCGAGGCCGAAACGGCGTTGGCCATGCGCGAGCTCGGCGGTTCGCCGCGAGCCCTCGCCCAGGCCGAGGCGGCGCTGGCCCAACGCGGCGACCGCGCCAACGCCGGCCAGGCGCGGCTGATCGCGGCACGCCGGGCGCTGTTGCTCGGTCGCCTGGACGAAGCGGTTTCGGCCTTGGCCTCGCTGGACCCGACCGGTCTGCCGCCGGCGCTGAGCGCCGTGGCGGCATTGGTCGAGGCCGAACTGGCCTTGCGCTCGTTGCGCACCCGAGCCGCGCACGCGGCCCTGGATCGAGCCGAAGCGGCGGCGCGGCATGCCGGGGTGGCCTCGCTGGTCGCCGAGACCGCCGAGGCCCGCGGCGCGCTCGAATCCGTCGCGGCGCGGTTGATCCGCGCCGGGCACGAGCAACCGCTGCGCCTGGAGCAGGTCGAAGCCTTGTTCGCCTCGGACGCGCTGGTCGTCGATGCCTGCCGTCGCGGCTGGCAGGCGGGCGAGGCCTGGCGCCCGCTGGCGCGGCGGCCGGTGCTGTTCGCCCTGCTGCGCGCCCTCGCCGAAGCCTGGCCCGGCGAGGCCGAGCGCGGCGAGCTGATCGCGCGCGTGTTCCGCACTCGCGCCGCCGACGACAGCCATCGCGCGCGGCTGCGGGTCGAGATCGGCCGGCTGCGCGCGCTGCTGGCGCCGGCGGCTGCGATCGAAGCGACCGCGCAGGGCTTCGCCCTGCGGCCGCGGCAAGGGCGCAGGGTGGAGGTGCTGGCGCCGCCGATCGACGGCGGCCAGGCCTCGCTGCTGGCCCTGCTCGCCGACGGCGCGGCCTGGTCGACCTCGGGCCTGGCGCAGGCGCTGGGCGCCAGCCAGCGCTCGGTGCAGCGCGCCCTGGCCGAGTTGCAGGACCAGGGCCGGGTGCGTTCGGTCGGCCGCGCCCGCGCCCAGCGCTGGCTGGCGCCGCCGCTGCTCGGATTCACGACGATCTTGTTACTCCCCGCTTCGCTGCCGTCTGAGTAG
- a CDS encoding helix-turn-helix transcriptional regulator, producing MTSRPTAAAATVHLRDLARLRRVRDRIDREYAQPLDVEALARAAGMSAGHLSRQFKLAYGESPYAYLMTRRIERAMALLRQGEQSVTEVCFAVGCSSLGTFSTRFAELVGMPPSVYQRQHAQATAGLPSCVAKQVTRPIRNREAPAAEPA from the coding sequence GTGACCAGCCGACCCACCGCAGCCGCCGCCACGGTGCACTTGCGCGATCTCGCGCGGCTGCGCCGTGTGCGCGACCGGATCGACCGCGAGTACGCGCAGCCGCTGGACGTGGAAGCCCTGGCCCGCGCCGCCGGCATGTCGGCCGGCCATCTCAGCCGCCAGTTCAAGCTCGCTTACGGCGAATCGCCCTACGCCTATCTGATGACCCGGCGCATCGAACGCGCCATGGCCCTGCTGCGCCAAGGCGAGCAAAGCGTGACCGAGGTCTGTTTCGCGGTCGGCTGCTCCTCGCTCGGCACCTTCAGTACCCGCTTCGCCGAACTGGTCGGCATGCCGCCCAGCGTCTATCAGCGCCAGCACGCGCAGGCCACCGCCGGCCTGCCGTCGTGCGTGGCCAAGCAAGTGACAAGACCGATCAGGAATCGAGAAGCGCCGGCCGCCGAGCCCGCCTAG
- a CDS encoding VOC family protein, translating to MNLNIHSSFLPHNDPEASLAFYRDTLGFEVRKDVGYQGLRWITVGPSGQPATSIVLYPPNATPGITDEERRVIAEMMAKGTFAILMLATPDLDGVFARLQGGEVEVVQEPTDQPYGVRDCAVRDPAGNLIRIQAQG from the coding sequence ATGAACCTCAACATCCACTCCAGCTTTCTGCCGCACAACGATCCGGAAGCCTCGCTGGCCTTCTACCGCGACACGCTCGGCTTCGAAGTGCGCAAGGACGTCGGCTACCAGGGCCTGCGCTGGATCACCGTCGGCCCCAGCGGCCAGCCCGCGACCTCGATCGTGCTGTACCCGCCCAACGCCACCCCCGGCATCACCGACGAGGAACGCCGGGTGATCGCCGAGATGATGGCCAAGGGCACCTTCGCCATCCTGATGCTGGCCACGCCCGACCTGGACGGCGTGTTCGCCCGCCTGCAGGGCGGCGAGGTCGAAGTCGTGCAGGAACCGACCGATCAGCCCTACGGCGTGCGCGACTGCGCGGTGCGCGATCCGGCCGGCAACTTGATCCGCATCCAGGCCCAGGGCTGA
- the gcvA gene encoding transcriptional regulator GcvA has translation MKPRPPVPLNALRAFEAAARCRSFQDAAAQLFVTPAAVSHQVKRLEAYLGTKLFHRGHRAIELTGEGATLAASLGELFGLLDLALDRVAAPAAADLRVSTMESFAAKWLAPRLHRFHQAHPELKLRIETGNEHADFVRDGIDVAIRYGVGAYPGLSAERLMPAPAFPVCAPALLKDAARPLQRAQDLRRHTLLHDESAAGRAGVPDWRAWLQAAGAGRIDAGRGPLFASIYLAQEAAAAGHGVALGVAPLVAEDLQRGRLVRPFALSLDNAYAFWIVRRPGADAHPAIDAFCRWLRAEATAMDAGAGA, from the coding sequence GTGAAGCCGCGTCCTCCCGTTCCGCTCAACGCCCTGCGCGCCTTCGAGGCCGCCGCGCGCTGCCGCAGCTTCCAGGATGCGGCGGCGCAGTTGTTCGTGACCCCGGCCGCGGTCAGCCATCAGGTCAAGCGCCTGGAGGCGTATCTGGGGACGAAGCTGTTCCACCGCGGCCACCGCGCGATCGAACTGACCGGCGAAGGCGCGACCCTGGCCGCGTCGCTGGGCGAGTTGTTCGGCCTGCTAGATCTGGCCCTGGACCGGGTCGCCGCGCCGGCCGCGGCCGATCTGCGGGTGAGCACGATGGAGTCGTTCGCGGCGAAATGGCTGGCGCCGCGCCTGCACCGGTTCCACCAGGCCCATCCCGAACTCAAGTTGCGCATCGAAACCGGCAACGAACACGCCGATTTCGTCCGCGACGGCATCGACGTGGCGATCCGTTACGGCGTCGGCGCGTACCCGGGCCTGAGCGCCGAGCGGTTGATGCCGGCGCCGGCGTTTCCGGTCTGCGCGCCGGCGCTGCTGAAGGACGCGGCGCGGCCGCTGCAGCGCGCGCAGGACTTGCGCCGGCACACCTTGCTGCACGACGAAAGCGCGGCCGGCCGCGCCGGCGTGCCCGATTGGCGCGCGTGGTTGCAGGCGGCCGGCGCCGGCCGCATCGACGCCGGCCGCGGGCCGCTGTTCGCCAGCATCTATCTGGCCCAGGAAGCGGCGGCCGCGGGCCACGGCGTGGCCCTGGGGGTGGCGCCGCTGGTCGCGGAAGACCTGCAGCGCGGACGGCTGGTGCGGCCGTTCGCGCTGTCGCTGGACAACGCCTATGCGTTCTGGATCGTGCGCCGGCCGGGCGCGGACGCGCACCCGGCGATCGACGCGTTCTGCCGTTGGCTGCGCGCGGAAGCGACGGCGATGGACGCCGGCGCCGGCGCGTGA
- a CDS encoding MBL fold metallo-hydrolase, whose translation MKVEPLHPDVVMFVGDEYESVATAFFDGDDALLVDALAGEADARRLRQVLCEELGKTVRAVVSTHRMSDHMAGLALFPQALGIAHRHHRHTFLSQNRRVDAYYREPKLVFDAAMSLRWGRHELHLLHNPGKTLDHLSVDVPSADLVCAGDNIVGRIVYLSKADPAQIRAAIGRIAQLGRGTVIGGHIGRFPAAALGQALHYLDRLQDTVVGIRGEAVPERAERRIRAIAIEDCLAPGVTPTAFEREWHGHNLDVIVAQSVFALDATLAAGEARA comes from the coding sequence ATGAAAGTCGAGCCGCTCCACCCGGATGTCGTCATGTTCGTCGGCGACGAGTACGAATCGGTCGCCACCGCCTTCTTCGACGGCGACGACGCCCTGCTGGTCGATGCGCTGGCCGGCGAGGCGGATGCGCGCCGCCTGCGCCAGGTGCTGTGCGAGGAACTGGGCAAGACCGTGCGGGCGGTGGTCTCGACCCACCGCATGAGCGACCACATGGCCGGGCTGGCCCTGTTTCCGCAGGCGCTGGGCATCGCCCACCGCCACCACCGCCATACCTTCCTGTCGCAGAACCGACGCGTCGACGCGTACTACCGCGAACCGAAACTGGTGTTCGACGCCGCGATGAGCCTGCGCTGGGGCCGCCACGAACTGCATCTGCTGCACAACCCCGGCAAGACCCTGGACCATCTCAGCGTCGACGTGCCCAGCGCCGACCTGGTCTGCGCCGGCGACAACATCGTCGGCCGCATCGTCTACCTGTCCAAGGCCGACCCGGCGCAGATCCGCGCCGCGATCGGCCGGATCGCCCAGCTCGGCCGCGGCACGGTGATCGGCGGCCACATCGGCCGCTTTCCCGCCGCCGCGCTCGGGCAGGCGTTGCACTACCTGGACCGGTTGCAGGACACCGTGGTGGGCATCCGCGGCGAAGCGGTGCCGGAGCGGGCCGAACGACGCATCCGCGCGATCGCGATCGAAGACTGCCTCGCGCCCGGCGTGACGCCGACGGCGTTCGAGCGCGAATGGCACGGCCACAACCTCGACGTCATCGTCGCCCAATCGGTGTTCGCGCTCGACGCCACGCTGGCCGCAGGCGAGGCCCGCGCATGA
- a CDS encoding MBL fold metallo-hydrolase, whose protein sequence is MSAGRDPSAYRLQRRRLLLGGVGLAGAALMGARSAFAAAGQGLRIQRLAWAGIRLQLPAASLFVDPLINPEEWGQALADPLIPVEVADGDAYVLVTHAHGDHFDAKAAAQALRNGGVLAHPAGTHPLPIPPKARVRPSALWEPQLLGDFTATAVPASDGYGDPQASWVISAGGRRIFHGGDTLWHGHWWRIGRQYGPFDAAFLPINGARFGWRKPVSGQPGVLTPEQAVAAATILGAKRLVPIHYGVSGLAEYVEVDDPIGRLRAAARGQAVEIRPLAPGQWLDWD, encoded by the coding sequence ATGAGCGCCGGCCGCGATCCGTCCGCCTACCGCCTGCAGCGGCGCCGTTTGCTGCTCGGCGGCGTCGGCCTCGCCGGCGCCGCGCTAATGGGTGCGCGCTCCGCCTTCGCCGCCGCGGGCCAGGGACTGCGCATCCAGCGCCTGGCCTGGGCCGGCATCCGCCTGCAACTGCCGGCCGCGAGCCTGTTCGTCGATCCGCTGATCAATCCCGAGGAATGGGGCCAGGCTTTGGCCGACCCGTTGATTCCGGTCGAGGTCGCCGACGGCGATGCTTATGTCCTGGTCACCCACGCCCACGGCGACCACTTCGACGCCAAGGCCGCCGCGCAGGCCCTGCGCAACGGCGGCGTGCTGGCGCATCCGGCCGGCACCCATCCGCTGCCGATTCCGCCCAAGGCGCGGGTGCGGCCGAGCGCGCTGTGGGAGCCGCAGTTGCTCGGCGACTTCACCGCCACCGCCGTGCCGGCCTCGGACGGCTACGGCGACCCGCAGGCCTCGTGGGTGATCTCGGCCGGCGGCCGACGCATCTTCCACGGCGGCGACACCCTCTGGCACGGGCACTGGTGGCGCATCGGCCGCCAATACGGCCCCTTCGACGCCGCCTTCCTGCCGATCAACGGCGCCCGCTTCGGCTGGCGCAAACCGGTCAGCGGCCAACCCGGCGTGCTGACCCCGGAACAGGCGGTGGCCGCGGCGACCATCCTCGGCGCCAAACGCCTGGTGCCGATCCACTACGGCGTGTCGGGCCTCGCCGAGTACGTCGAGGTCGACGACCCGATCGGACGATTGCGCGCCGCCGCGCGCGGCCAGGCCGTCGAGATCCGTCCGCTCGCGCCCGGGCAATGGCTGGATTGGGATTGA
- a CDS encoding helix-turn-helix domain-containing protein produces the protein MPVRPRPKTALNLSILSLPEGGTMAAYGLHEVLGDTASNPEAGPRALHPRLVARRARPFASSTGLRVTPQDGLHEAPADIVIVCDIHLAPQESPAGRWREEIAWVRRHAEQGALVCSSCSGAILLAEAGLLDGAEVASHWQLADLFRDRYPKVKFRPERILCDSGRGGQLITAGGASAWQDLALYLIGRFCGQEEASRVARLFLIGDRGQGQLPFASMARPRQHNDAAIAKVQAWIAQRYAAANPVAAMAAYSGLAERSFKRRFQAATGYSPVEYAQSLRIEAAKQRLECEDAGVDEIAAIVGYEDPTFFRKLFKRKTGVTPAQYRLRNRRRLEA, from the coding sequence GTGCCCGTCCGTCCCCGACCCAAGACCGCGCTGAACCTGTCGATCCTGTCCCTGCCCGAGGGCGGGACCATGGCGGCCTATGGGCTGCACGAAGTGCTGGGCGACACCGCGAGCAATCCCGAGGCCGGTCCGCGCGCGCTGCACCCGCGCCTGGTGGCGCGCCGCGCCCGGCCGTTCGCGTCGAGCACCGGCCTGCGGGTCACGCCGCAGGACGGCTTGCACGAGGCCCCCGCCGACATCGTCATCGTGTGCGACATCCACCTCGCGCCGCAGGAGTCTCCGGCGGGGCGTTGGCGCGAGGAAATCGCCTGGGTGCGCCGGCACGCCGAGCAGGGCGCGCTGGTGTGCTCCTCATGCAGCGGAGCGATCCTGCTGGCCGAAGCCGGCCTGCTCGACGGCGCCGAGGTGGCGTCGCATTGGCAACTCGCGGACCTGTTCCGCGATCGCTACCCCAAGGTGAAGTTCCGTCCCGAGCGCATCCTGTGCGACAGCGGCCGCGGCGGCCAGTTGATCACCGCCGGCGGCGCCTCCGCCTGGCAGGACCTGGCGCTGTACCTGATCGGCCGGTTCTGCGGCCAGGAAGAAGCCTCGCGCGTCGCCCGGCTGTTCCTGATCGGCGACCGCGGCCAGGGCCAGTTGCCGTTCGCGTCCATGGCTCGTCCGCGCCAGCACAACGATGCGGCGATCGCCAAGGTCCAGGCCTGGATCGCGCAGCGCTACGCGGCCGCCAACCCGGTCGCGGCGATGGCGGCGTATTCCGGCCTGGCCGAACGCAGCTTCAAGCGGCGCTTCCAGGCCGCCACCGGCTACAGCCCGGTCGAGTACGCGCAATCGTTGCGGATCGAAGCGGCCAAGCAGCGGCTCGAGTGCGAGGACGCCGGCGTGGACGAGATCGCCGCGATCGTCGGCTACGAGGATCCGACCTTCTTCCGCAAACTGTTCAAGCGCAAGACCGGGGTGACGCCGGCGCAGTACCGCTTGCGCAACCGGCGGCGGTTGGAGGCCTAG